One region of Quercus lobata isolate SW786 chromosome 2, ValleyOak3.0 Primary Assembly, whole genome shotgun sequence genomic DNA includes:
- the LOC115976347 gene encoding 40S ribosomal protein S29 has product MGHSNVWNSHPKSYGPGSRTCRVCGNPHGLIRKYGLMCCRQCFRSNAKEIGFIKYR; this is encoded by the exons atgGGGCACTCAAACGTGTGGAACTCTCACCCTAAGAGCTACGGCCCTGGTTCCCGTACCTG CCGTGTGTGTGGAAACCCCCATGGGTTGATCAGGAAGTATGGTCTCATGTGCTGCAGACAGTGCTTCCGCAGCAACGCCAAGGAAATTGGCTTCATTAAG tACCGTTAA
- the LOC115976345 gene encoding cytochrome b-c1 complex subunit Rieske-4, mitochondrial-like has product MLRVAARKLSSLSSPPWRPNQVQASSALVSRHFINGGDSSSSGDPRSNGSAYSFSFGPDFHVPFRGFASESLTPIKENGIVPDVPATVAAVKNPTSKIVYDEYNHERYPPGDPSKRAFAYFVLTGGRFVYASLIRLLILKFVLSMSASKDVLAMASLEVDLSSIEPGSTVTVKWRGKPVFIRRRTEEDIKLANSVDISSLRDPQPDSERVKNPEWLIVVGVCTHLGCIPLPNAGDFGGWFCPCHGSHYDISGRIRKGPAPYNLEVPTYSFLEENKLMVG; this is encoded by the exons ATGTTGAGGGTTGCAGCGAGGAAGCTCTCTTCTCTGTCTTCGCCTCCATGGAGACCCAACCAGGTTCAGGCCTCCTCGGCCCTTGTCTCCCGTCATTTCATCAACGGCGGTGATTCCTCTTCTTCTGGTGATCCCAGATCCAACGGCTCCGCTTACTCCTTCTCTTTCGGACCTGACTTCCACGTCCCTTTCAGAG GTTTTGCTTCTGAGTCTCTTACCCCAATAAAGGAAAATGGAATAGTTCCAGATGTTCCTGCAACTGTGGCAGCCGTGAAGAACCCTACTTCAAAGATAGTTTATGATGAGTACAACCATGAGCGTTATCCTCCAGGGGACCCCAGCAAGCGGGCATTTGCATATTTTGTCCTGACCGGTGGTAGGTTTGTATATGCCTCACTGATTCGTCTCCTTATCCTCAAGTTTGTGCTGAGCATGTCAGCTAGTAAGGATGTTCTTGCCATGGCTTCCCTTGAGGTTGATCTCTCCAGCATTGAGCCAGGCTCCACTGTGACTGTTAAGTGGCGTGGAAAGCCAGTCTTCATCAGGCGCCGAACAGAGGAGGATATAAAGCTGGCAAATAGTGTAGATATTTCATCTCTTCGTGACCCACAGCCGGACTCAGAGAGGGTAAAGAATCCTGAATGGCTTATTGTTGTTGGAGTATGCACACATCTGGGTTGCATTCCCTTGCCAAATGCTGGTGACTTTGGTGGATGGTTTTGCCCATGCCATGGTTCCCATTATGATATCTCTGGCAGGATTCGCAAGGGGCCTGCACCATACAATTTGGAGGTACCGACTTACTCCTTTTTGGAGGAGAACAAGTTGATGGTTGGTTGA
- the LOC115976346 gene encoding protein COFACTOR ASSEMBLY OF COMPLEX C SUBUNIT B CCB1, chloroplastic produces MAAKILSSHPHPLTSLSLPSSNRDFFTHHHKPWLRPAWNPTRPKRLLLRVSLQDPHVLSSSSSALVEQLHHLYHHNPSSLILLADTASYSLASYYTSLGLFVISVPGLWSLIKRSVKSKIVQKTFIGEGEGKKAPNFVAGEILSFFTRNNFVVTDRGETITFEGMMVPSRGQAALLTFCTCISMASVALVLTITVPDFGNNWFWLTILSPLAGAYYWKRASRKEQIKVKLMVAEDGTLSEIVVQGDDQQVEQMRKELQLSEKGMVYVKGIFER; encoded by the exons ATGGCAGCTAAGATATTATCCTCACATCCCCACcctctcacttctctctctcttccttcctcCAACAGGGACTTCTTCACCCACCACCATAAACCATGGCTCCGACCTGCTTGGAATCCCACAAGACCCAAGAGGCTACTACTTCGTGTCTCTCTCCAGGACCCACAtgtcttatcttcttcttcttctgctctTGTGGAGCAGCTTCACCACCTCTACCACCATAACCCATCCTCGCTCATATTACTTGCAGATACAGCAAGTTATTCCTTGGCTAGCTACTATACTTCATTGGGTCTCTTTGTCATCTCAGTTCCTGGCCTATGGTCCCTCATCAAGCGCTCTGTCAAGTCCAAG ATTGTGCAGAAGACGTTTATAGGTGAAGGAGAAGGGAAAAAGGCACCTAATTTTGTCGCAGGAGAAATCCTATCTTTCTTCACCCGCAACAATTTTGTGGTGACTGATAGAGGAGAGACCATTAC ATTTGAAGGCATGATGGTTCCAAGCCGAGGCCAAGCAGCATTGCTAACTTTCTGCACCTGCATCAGCATGGCAAGCGTGGCACTTGTTCTCACAATAACTGTTCCTGATTTTGGCAATAATTGGTTCTGGCTTACGATCCTAAGTCCATTGGC AGGAGCTTATTACTGGAAACGAGCATCAAGAAAGGAGCAAATCAAGGTTAAATTGATGGTTGCAGAAGATGGGACCCTTTCAGAGATCGTCGTTCAAGGAGATGACCAGCAAGTAGAGCAGATGAGAAAGGAGCTTCAGCTGAGTGAAAAAGGCATGGTGTATGTCAAGGGCATCTTCGAGAGATGA